In the genome of Arachis stenosperma cultivar V10309 chromosome 6, arast.V10309.gnm1.PFL2, whole genome shotgun sequence, the window TGATTTGGAAAGCAAATTGACCGAGCTGAACCGTGAAATGCCTAGCTACTTGGACTACAGTTTTGTGAACGAATATTTTACCGAGCGAGATCTTCTCAGGGATGACAATGTCTTTTTCATTGGTATATGTGGAATGGGAGGAATGGAAAAAACGTGGCTAGTAACTCACTTCAGGAGTCAGATAAGATGGAAgaagaattttaattttgagaatGTGTATTGGGTGACAGTATCCCAAGATTTTAGCATTCTTAAATTGCAGGACTCCATTGCCAACAGGATAGGTGAAAAGCTTGATGATGAAGATGAGATAATTGACAGGGCAGAAGTTTTGTCATGTGCATTGGGAAAGATAAATAGATTAGTACTTATCTTAGACGATGTTTGGAATTATATTATCTACAGAAGGTGGGGATCCCGCAGAACAAATGGAATCAAATTAATTCTAACAAGTCGTCTAAAACATGTGTTTCAACAAATGGATTGCCCAGGCGATAATTTATATGAATGGAATGGTTTATTGATGACGAAGTCGGGCATGAAGTAGAAAGAGCCAACAATTGGGAGTTATTTTTGCTAAAACTTGGATGCAATGGAAGACCTGCAACCCTTTCTAGTGAAGTAAAGAGAATTGCCAAATCTATTGTGGATTTATGTGATGATTTGCCACTTGGAGTCGATGTGATGGCCAGAATGATGAAAAGGGTAAACAATGACGTTAATATCTGGAGACATGCAATGAACAAACTTAAAAATTCAGCAATGGGAGAAGACATGGAAGAAGAGATTATAAAGGTATTAAAACGAAGCTATGACCATTCAAGATTGTTTCTTGCTACGTGCATTATACAGTCAGGTTTCAGAAAGTGTGTTTACTATGAATCTTGTTGACGAGGGGTTAATACAAACAACGGGGAGTTTGGAAAAAGTATTAGACGAGGGGCGAGAAATATTAGCTAGACTCAATAGTCATTCAATGCTATGTCTTGATTGGTGGACTGAGAGCCATATGCATGATCTAATGAGGGACATGGCAAATGATATTGCGAAGGGAAGGTTCATGCTGAGATGTGGGAAAAAGTTAGATAATGTTCCTGAGATGCAGGAGTGGGCACCACATTTGGAGAAAGTTTCAGTGATggaaaattttataaaagaaattcCAGAGTGTCCGCAGTTGTCCACCTTGAATTTTAGTAGCAATATGATTAGATATATTCCAGATTGTTTTTTCTACCGCCTTGAAGCTCTAACTCTACTTGATTTATCCTACAATAACGAGTTAACATCCTTGCCGAATTCATTGTCTAGTTTGAGGTGCCTTAAATCATTGTTGCTCCAAGGTTGTAGCTCATTGCAATCTGTCCCTCCGTTGGAGAACCTACAGGAGCTTTCAAGATTGGTTATTTCATGGACATCAATTAAGGAAGTACCTGATGGGTTGGAGGTACTGACCAAGTTGAGATGGCTTGATCTATCTTATAATAGGAAACTCGTGTGTGTAGAATGGTCTGTGATATTTGGTTTGACTAACGTGCAATACCCTAATCTCAGCCAAACATCTATAACAGGAGAAGTAGAAATTGTGCATGGCATGATGAGTAGGTTGGAATATTTTGTAGGCTCTTTTCAGGTAGCTAAGAACTTGGCTGATTTTGTGGAAAATATCCTCAACAGAGATGGTGGGACTATGTTTTAGGAACCTGACTTTACTGGGATGAAAAGGAAGCTCATAACTGTCGAGTATTTCGAAGGATTTGAATTTTTGCTGCCAAGTGACCTTGACCAATTGGATATAAGAAATAATAAACAGTGGAGCGGAGACTTATGTGGAGCTTTGTCATTCTGAATTTCCTCCAAAAGTTCCGATCATCTCCTGTCCAAAACTAAGACAGTCCCACCTTCGGCACAAGCAATCTCCTTCAGCTTCTCAGTCTAATATTAGAATAGGATAACTATTGATTGAATGTGTAATGTCAATTAGTGGCCATGAACACCACTTTAATTTACTTTCTCCAAAATGCTATTCACTTCCATTGTCCTAACTTTTTACTTATTCATCAAATAATCAATTTCTCCTTTCTTTCGCAAATACAGcgtctatttttttattcactctCTTTGTGAAAcgagatatttttgttttatttaaccTTACTGGGATTCAATCAGAACAATGGAACCTTTTGCTACATGTACATTACATCAAGGGGAATGCTCCCACAAAGATAGAAAAAACGTCTTTTTATAAAGACGCCTACGTGTCGTCATATAATTGGATGTTTTTAGTGAACcgattttttataaattttttaattaaccaaaataaaaccaatttcaatatattaaaatcCGATCAGATCGATCGGTCTAACCGGTTCAATCAAAAACCGACTTAAAAAATGATGGATTCACTTTCCAAACCTACCCCTTCCCCTTTACACCCACCCATTTTTCCTAGCACCCACCCCACCCTCCAATACGTGAATCATATATCACTATCACCTGAAGTCTGAACCCATAGCACCTTGCTAACTCACCCTACCAAAACCCTAAGTTCTCCCTGCAATGGGTCTGCCGCCGATGCCGCCGCCGTTCGTGCTGTCGGCGCCTCTGCTTCCTCTATCGTAGTTCGGCGTCCTCCTTCCCCCTGTCGCCGTCCTTTCTGGATTCTCTCGACCTTGGAGCAGCTCGCCGCTGTGTCACCACTCGCTGTCGTCTCGCCGGGCGCCATCCATGTCGCCGTCGAAGGTTAGCGGCACTGCCTTCACTTCTTCGattcttctcttccttttatgtCCTGTTGTTGATTTTTGAATGTGGCCTTGTTGATTTTTGAATGTGAAACTGTGACTGGGTTAAtggaaaatcaaataattgattttgtgtTGTTGCTCTTTTTTTAATTCCTGAAGCTTTTGTTGAAATTTTCTTGTTGCTGCTAAAAATAGAAATCAAATCATTACTGAAATTTCTGTTTAGCTTTATTGATTTAAGGTTTAGTGTGATTAGGGATTACTTGTTACTGATTTGTGACGATTGTTGCTGAATGCTAAAAATGGAAATCAAATCAAGTGTTGTTTGCCTGAATCTCTTGGTCTCAGTTTGTATGTCCATGAAGggcttcttctccatgttttCCTTTTCGCATTCCAACATCCTTTGCCTCCTCACCGTCGCCATCGCTGCCACCTtgtccttttgttcttggtgtttcGCCTCTTCCTGCACGAAACCTCTGTATAAGTTAGGAATGTTCTGCAGTGTGGACTCCAAATTTTAACTTTGTAGGGAGTACAAGGCTGTCCAAAAGATTTTACTCAGGGACCACTTATTCAAAATGCAGTTGAAGcataaaaaagtaaataactaAACAAAGCATGAAGCAAAGATCATAATAAACCACACTCAAAAGCCTTCAAATATAGGAAAAAAAACAACACAGGAAAAAGAAAATCTATGAATAAACTATAACAACCAAGTCTTGTCCAGTAGATGTCTAGATGAGTCAGTTATGGCCTGATTTGATAAAACTTTAACTTTTCAAGATTTGTATTAGCTATGTTtggtaaattaaaataaaagtaactTTTAATATGCATAAGCTAAAAAAAATGCATTTGGTAAAATTGCTTTACCATTAGTGAGTACTAATACTCGCAATGCAACAGTAATTATAATCAATATATCACAAATTTTCACCACTAGTTTCTATCAAgaaaaaaaggggacaaaacaCTTAAAAatggattaataaaaatatacatatgTAACTCAGACCTATTGAGTTATGTTAAGACGACATAACCTTTTTAAACTCATCTTTAACTCCTTATTCATTCACAAAAGGATGGATGAAGAGTGAACCCACCATCAAAGCAAGTTTCACACTCTATCTTATGATGATGTAGTGATGAGTCAAAGTATGAGTTTTTAAAAATTGTCACCCCAACATTTATCGTAAATAAAATACTACTTAACCTTGAGGATTACGACTTCTATCTTCAATTTTTTCCAGCACAAAGATATTATCCTTGTTGTCCTTTCCAATCCTCATGGTGTCACCAACATATCTATGAGAAAGATTGAAAtaagaaacaacaaaaatttttatcaaTGATAGAATAAAAGACAGAGAAAAACAAGCGTGTTTCACAGCCCTTTAGTTTGTCCATGATATGATCTTAGGATACGTGATTTCCAACCATCCCTCTGGATTGAAGATGCCCAACAGAAGATTATAGTTTTTTTCCAGAATACATGCATCAACTGTGAATGCAAGGAAGAAAGTAATTTGAACTTGGAAAAATCAGACAAATATTCAAATCCGATTAATTAAGCTAGAGAAAAAATGCAGTATCTAATAGCATTACCTGATCAAGAGTAATGGTGGAGCTTTCAAAGTTAATGTCAACCCTCTGTGAATTTCAAGTATTATCCAATTAGGTAGTTACTCAGCAGCAATAGTTATAGATTACAGAGAAATAAATTAAGATTGGTCAAACAAGAAGGTAGAGCTTTAACTGTTGTTGAAGCAATCTTGAAAGAAGCCTCAATACTAAGCTGTCCTGACAACAAACTCAACTCCTTTGCACTGAACTCGACCACGTTAACCGCTTTGCTCTCCATTTTAGAATCAAATGACCAATGCTCAAACTCAGTAGATAAAAGTTACAAAGATGAAATACTGGAAACACAGTTTGCATCTTCTAATGTCAAAGTTATATATAATCTCTCTACTCAAAATTCTGTAGTTTGTACCTTGGCTATGTCAATGGTTTGAAAAAAACTCATCCAATGAGATAAAGTCTCTGAGGCCTATCTTGGTTCTCTTTGATCCCAGAATTGTGATTGTGCTATAAACAAGCCTCCAGCACCCAGCCACCTTCCATGTAATAGAAATTATTGATAGGGATAGATCATAAATTACAATCACAATCAGATATCAGATAATTTAGGCAGAGTTGAAGTTACCTTGTCTAGTTCTAGAGTTGGCTCTGGAGTTGGATTCTGAGATTCTAGCTGCTGCACCAAACTCTCGATTTCAAATTTCTTGGCAGATGGGAGTCCAAAAATCCCCTTGTTGATTCCTTGAAACATATTTTTTAGTGCATTTGATTTCAAACATATCACATACCCTTTCTGCATTGCATTGTTAAACAATGCTAAAAGCttataatgaaaaagaaaaagaaaaagtagatTCAATATTGTTGAAATGGGATACCTTCCACTGCCTGGTAAAGCTCCCTTTTCTTCTCAGCAAGTGTGTCATCCTTAACCAAGCCTGAGTCAAAGTTTATTTCCCCAACTTTAACTATGGTGAAGGGTCTAAACCAGAGAGGTCTGTCACCAATTCTCATGGTGTTCATCCTTGAAAGATTCTCAGGCGGAGCCAATATTTGAAGCTTCATTATATCCATGGTTCTAAAAATCATAGGACTCACATGACAAGCGGCCATTGAAGAAGATTTAactataagagacagaaaatgaAGCACAGGATATGATCATGGCCTGACCCTGCACGCGCCTCTATCTTGTTTTTGTTGATAAAGACTGTGGTTCCTATTATTAGTGCCATCATTTTTGCTCTATCGAAACAGTGAACATGCATTTAGAGCAAGGTTGCGGTTTGTGGATAAGGCTCTTGAGATATGTGGTTCAGAAATCAGAATCATTATATAGCATTATGTGGTCCACGAGATACCTTATCCTTTGGTCTCTCACTTGCTGAACTcattaattagtaatatatattgAGTTATTAATTATTTGGCTGATGAACTTTAGGTAAAGTTATTATAGGAAGTAATAGatctaaattaaatttgaaaatagtGCACGGTGTCTCTCTTATTTCATAAAATGTAGTTATCAATGACAGCTTGCTTAATTGGACCACACATTCTGAAACATAAtgtaataactaataatatCATCAAGACAttgatatatattataatgTTGATGATCACTTTACGATGATTGTGATACATATAGCATATATTAGGCAGCATTACTATATTTTTTCATGGCCTGTATCCAACTGTATCACGCTTCTTACTTAcccattttttttattgtgaatTAGAAATTAAAGTAAGAGAGAAACCTCTTCAATTGCTTGTCTCTTTCTACGTGTACATTATTTGATACAACATAGTATCCCAATCTTCGTGATGTCTCCTCCTAACTCCTAAGTCTTAACTTCTATATATACCATGCCTTACTCTTCTACTTGCTCATATATATCTAGCTATAGTTACGAGTTATTACTTATTACTATATCATTAGAGTGCAATGGATGTTGACTCGGAACCACTCAGTTCACAAGACAACGTCGAAGATCCCATGATGACTAGTGTGGAAGAAAATGTTAACTGCACTTGTGATTGTGGTGGCAACAGTAGTAAGTGTGTGACTGTGACGGCCGATGATATTATAAACCAGACTTTTGAAACATCAGATGCAGCTTATAACTTGTATGTACGTTATGCGAGGTGTCTCGGGTTTGGAGTTCGCAAGGGTGATACAGCACGTGGAAAAGATGGAACACAGCGTAGAAGGAGGTTTTTTTGCAGCAAGGAAGGAAAGAGAGCCGAGAAATACATATCTAGTTTGAGTAGGAAGCGGGAGCATAGAGCGCTGACTCGCACTGGTTGTGAAGCCATGCTTGCGGTGTATCTTGACACTAAAACTTCGACTTGGAGGGTTAAAAAATTAGTCGAGAAGCACAACCACGATCTTGTCCCACAATGCTTGGTACACCTAATTCCAAACCACCGAGGGTTGACTGAGCCACAAAAAGCTCAGGCGAATACCATGCATGATCATGGTCTTCCAACCTCTAAAATAATGGGACTAATGGTAGGCCAAGCCGGTGGTTATGCCAATGTCGGGTTCACAAAGAAGGACCTAGATAATCACTTTCAAAGAGCTCGTCGTGCAATGctcattggtggggattccaaTGCGACGATTAGCTATCTACTTTGGAAAGCAGATGTCGATCCGATGGCCATGACAAGGTACAGTGCTACTGATGAAGGTCGGCTGGCAAATTTATTTTAGGCAGATGGCATTTGTAGGTCCGATTATCAGTGCTTTGGAGATGTGCTTGCATTCGATACAACCTACCGGAAGAATAAGTACAGAAGGCCCTTGGTAATCTTCTCAGGTTGTAACCATCACCGCCAAACATGTATATTTGGTTTTGCCTTGGTAGAGGACGAACGGACTGCAACATATACGTGGTTGTTGCAAAACTTTCTAGAAGTCATGCTGAACAAGTCTCCTAGTGTTGTGGTCACAGACGGTGATGAAGCAATGAAGGCAGCAATTCGAGAAATCTTCCCGGATGCAACTCACCGATTATGTGGTTGGCACATTCAGAAGAATGTAACGGCaaacataaaaaacaaaaatttttccaACGACTTCAGAAGATGTTTGTATGCTCCATGGCATCcggaagaatttgaagaatattgggagaatatgataaaaaaatatgggTTGGAGGAAAATGAATGGGTTCTGAGTGAATATGAGAAGAGGAAAAGTTGGGCAAGCGCTTACTTGAGGGATAAATTCTGTGCTGGATTTAGAACAACATCAAGGTGTGAGGCGATAAACAACTTCATTAAGAGGTTTATTGGCATTCGCCAAAGTCTTCTAGAGTTGGTCCAAAATCTTGAACATGCTCTTAGGGACTATAGAAACAATGAATTAGTTTCTCAATTTAAGACGCTGTATGGGGAGCCCGTTCTAACTACTGGGCTAGAAGTGTTGGAGCTTTCTGCTGCCAATTTTTACACTAGGGAGATTCTTGGAGAAGTAAAAAAGGAGATTCAAGGAGTAGTCGCATTAGATGTAATAAATGAGGAAAACATATCAACCACTGTTGTGTTAAAAGTTAAGGAGTGTGACAGGAGACAACATACTTATAACGTACTTTACGATCGCAATACTGAGCATATGGAGTGTGAATGTAGTCGGTGGAGTAGTGAAGGCATTCCTTGCAGGCACATGTTTTGTGCAATGAAAAGGGTAGGTTTACAGAAGTTGCCAGATAGTCTTCTTTTGAGAAGATGGTCGAAGGATGCCAAGAAGTATATGGATGAAAGTTCTGCTGGAGGCACTACGCAAGACAGAGAAAGAGAATTTTTAATGCGCTATGGCGCATTGTCAGTGGCAGCTACGTGGATGGTATTCTTAGGAGCTCAAGATAGTCCTTCTTTCCATGACACTATGAATGAAGTTTGTCGTTGGACCCAAACACTAGAACAAAAATCTGACTTGAAAAGACAAACAACAGATTCTACCACGCCAAACTTTGTTGGTGACCCTTCAGTGGTCAAGACAAAAGGAGCACCCAAGGGGAAAAAGGAGAGGGGTAAACGGAGGTGCACTAAATGCAACAGTGCTGGTCATGTAAAGAATAAATGTCCTGTGAGGAATGACGGTGACGATTTGGGGGATAAGACTGGTAATGGCGCGCAAGCTAGCTTTGGTACCAAGGAGGTCAGTGAGATACAATATTGCATTAGttgttatttgatttaaaataaacTGGTGACCTCTATGTTGTAGTTATACTTGATAGAATTTTTGACTCCATGTATTAATTTTTCATAGAAGCTTCCCAAGGACCCTATGGCTTCTCAAGAGACATTAGCAGTGCCAAATACAGAAATAAATGTACCTGTGCAGCAAGAGTCTGGGCTAGGTGATTCAGGATTGATTAATGGCCATGAGAATCCCATCCCACCGTATGGAAGTCATCAGTGGCTATTACAGGTATAAATTTAAAGAGATGAATAATTGCATTGAGAGAAACTTAGTGTTTTGGTAAGTCTTAAACTATTTGAAATCACATTATAATTCGCTGAAGTCATTTTTAATTCTCTCAAATTTATTTGTGATGTGAAGAACAGGTTGTACAACAAGGACATTATTCGAAGTTCAATGGGATGCAGTAGCATGTACTTGTATATACTCATGAGAGTATGGTTTAAGATGTTAGTTAAATTCTTGGATTTCAATAAGACTTTGCTTTGAGGTTGatacatttttaatatttaaatttttagatattTATCATAACTTGTCATTGTTACACTCGGCTGAAATGTTATGAAAGTTTcaatagttttttatttatataagtAAAATCTTATTGATTCTTATTCATGCTAAAATTCAAAAGGGTCTCTTGTACAGTTGCAAAATCTACGACTAAAATAGTCTATGCTATACCACTGCAGGTAACACTAGTAGTGAAATCAAATTCTGAACCACAAATTAAACCTCTTATGCCATCTAATAAATTGCAACATTATTTTTTCCTTCAGGTAATGTCTGTCTAATATGTTAATGTTGTTCAAAGAAGCTTGATTGTGTTCACCTGTTGATCATCCGGTGTGATGTGTCTACGCGCTAATTGTTAGACTTTTCCCTGTGCAAGAATCTGTGCAATATTTTGATGATTTGGGTGCATGACACATTATTTTGTGCAGTCATCTGTGTGCTTGAAGCAGCACGCTTTTGACCTCCTTGAGCTGCTCCTGTTGCAAGCATTTCCAGAACTAGATGATGTATTCAAGAAAGTGCATGAAGAAAAGCATAGATTTGGGGAATTCATATCACTAAAGTGAATAGTATAATTTTGCATGAGGTCCGGAGACACAATTGTACATGGAGATATTATGCTTGTGCcttgttcttttcttttattctcctgaaaaaagaaaaaaaaggtgaATTTTCTGGTGACCCTATTTGTCTTTGCAACCCATCATCTATCTTTTTCTGCAAGTTGATGAGTTAAAGGAAATTTTCCCGTTCATAACTTCGGTTTTGTAATTAGTATTGGCGTCTTGAGGAAACAAAACTGTAAATTTTGAGAATAATGCAATCATTGTAAGTTTTTTTTTCGTTCGGGCTTGAAATTTCTCAACGCAAGCTGCTGTCTGGTGACCGATGACAGGTATAAAGCACTTACACAAGATATAGCAACATAGTTAGTTATTCTCTTCCCTCAATCGGTCACTCAGCTAAATACAATTATCTCTAATTctctataattattatttttataataggTGACCTgtttaattgaaaaattttcaaatatacTTTTAGTCATTTTTAACCGTTAATCTTAATTAGGGGTGATCTTAATTAGGGGTTTTTATGGCCCGTAAGGAACAGGATTTAGTTAGTTCAAATAATTCTAATACTTTATAAGGCCAATTTTAAAGTTATAATTTTATAAGTTTTATATAACATCATTAAAATGTTACTattaaagattaaaatttaataaatattatataacatttatatcaaaataaattattttaaaataaaaataacattatataatataaaaatataacactATTATAAAACATAACTTCACCCAACCAATCTGAGTCAATTCGACAAAATCTTTTGGTTCCAGACTCTTGAATGCCCTATATTCAatattgtaattaaaaaaattataaattctttttttaaaaaaaaagtaaactaCATTTACATGGTAATATTACATACAATAGTTTATTCTTTGGGGCTAAAATCTTAGTTTACTATGTAAACTCCAAAAGGAGCCAAGTTTATATACCATTTACCAAGAACACCCAAAAGCCTAAACTCATTTATCGCTTTCCTTTCTTCTCTAGGTAATTTAACAAAGTGTTAATAGCACTCATACGCTCTGTCACCAATGTGCCCTTTTTAAAAGAGTCCAGATATTTCACGATCTCGTTAAGTAAATCAACC includes:
- the LOC130933809 gene encoding protein FAR1-RELATED SEQUENCE 5-like, whose product is MDVDSEPLSSQDNVEDPMMTSVEENVNCTCDCGGNSSKCVTVTADDIINQTFETSDAAYNLYVRYARCLGFGVRKGDTARGKDGTQRRRRFFCSKEGKRAEKYISSLSRKREHRALTRTGCEAMLAVYLDTKTSTWRVKKLVEKHNHDLVPQCLVHLIPNHRGLTEPQKAQANTMHDHGLPTSKIMGLMVGQAGGYANVGFTKKDLDNHFQRARRAMLIGGDSNATISYLLWKADVDPMAMTRSDYQCFGDVLAFDTTYRKNKYRRPLVIFSGCNHHRQTCIFGFALVEDERTATYTWLLQNFLEVMLNKSPSVVVTDGDEAMKAAIREIFPDATHRLCGWHIQKNVTANIKNKNFSNDFRRCLYAPWHPEEFEEYWENMIKKYGLEENEWVLSEYEKRKSWASAYLRDKFCAGFRTTSRCEAINNFIKRFIGIRQSLLELVQNLEHALRDYRNNELVSQFKTLYGEPVLTTGLEVLELSAANFYTREILGEVKKEIQGVVALDVINEENISTTVVLKVKECDRRQHTYNVLYDRNTEHMECECSRWSSEGIPCRHMFCAMKRVGLQKLPDSLLLRRWSKDAKKYMDESSAGGTTQDREREFLMRYGALSVAATWMVFLGAQDSPSFHDTMNEVCRWTQTLEQKSDLKRQTTDSTTPNFVGDPSVVKTKGAPKGKKERGKRRCTKCNSAGHVKNKCPVRNDGDDLGDKTGNGAQASFGTKEKLPKDPMASQETLAVPNTEINVPVQQESGLGDSGLINGHENPIPPYGSHQWLLQNRLYNKDIIRSSMGCSSMVSCTVAKSTTKIVYAIPLQSSVCLKQHAFDLLELLLLQAFPELDDVFKKVHEEKHRFGEFISLK